The Papaver somniferum cultivar HN1 chromosome 3, ASM357369v1, whole genome shotgun sequence genome includes a region encoding these proteins:
- the LOC113357639 gene encoding serine/threonine protein phosphatase 2A 55 kDa regulatory subunit B beta isoform-like isoform X1 — translation MTPPVNGDLGFPSPLQWKFSQVFGERAAGEEVQEVDIISAIEFDKSGEHLATGDRGGRVVLFEKTDGKDFTFRKELEKTDYSIPRHPEFRYKTEFQSHEPEFDYLKSLEIEEKINKVRWCQTSNGALFLLSTNDKTVKYWKVQEKKIKKVAEVNLDTSGAKSNGGLPGKIGAGSDFVFPPGGIPSLHLPVVIVGQETNLVPRCRRVFAHAHDYHINSIANNSDGETFISADDLRINLWNLEISNQSFNIVDVKPVNMEDLTEVITSAEFHPTHCHTLAYSSSKGTIRLIDMRQSALCDSHAKIFEENDTPGSRSFFTEIIASISDIKFGRDGRYILSRDYMTLKLWDLNMEASPVATFQVHEHLRPKLCDLYENDSIFDKFECCLSGDGLRVATGSYSNLFRVFGSAPGSNEATTLEASKNPIRRQPQTPTRSLRSLTSLSRSRRRGSENMGIDAGGNDFSTKLLHLAWHPTSNVLACAAANSLYMYYAEENPQSEHQK, via the exons ATGACTCCACCTGTTAATGGAGATTTGGGTTTTCCATCTCCACTTCAGTGGAAATTCTCACAGGTTTTTGGTGAAAGAGCAGCTGGTGAAGAAGTTCAAGAAG TTGATATTATTTCTGCTATTGAATTCGACAAAAGCGGTGAGCATCTTGCAACTGGTGATCGAGGAGGACGAGTGGTTTTATTTGAGAAAACAGATGGGAAAGAT TTTACCTTCCGCAAGGAGCTGGAGAAAACGGATTATTCCATCCCCAGGCATCCAGAATTCCGTTACAAGACTGAGTTTCAGAGTCATGAGCCTGAG TTTGATTACTTGAAAAGTTTGGAAATAGAAGAGAAAATTAATAAAGTACGGTGGTGTCAAACATCCAATGGTGCTCTTTTCCTTCTCTCGACAAATGACAAAACAGTAAAATATTGGAAG GTTCAAGAAAAGAAGATAAAGAAGGTAGCTGAGGTGAACTTAGACACTTCAGGGGCAAAATCAAATGGAGGACTTCCTGGAAAAATTGGAGCTGGATCTGACTTTGTATTTCCACCTGGAGGAATTCCCTCTTTACATTTACCAGTGGTA ATTGTTGGCCAGGAAACAAACCTTGTTCCTAGATGTCGAAGAGTATTTGCTCATGCACATGACTACCACATAAATTCCATTGCAAACAACAG TGACGGTGAGACATTTATCTCTGCAGATGATTTACGGATAAATTTGTGGAACCTGGAGATCAGTAATCAAAGTTTTAATATTGTTGATGTGAAGCCAGTAAACATGGAGGATCTCACTG AGGTCATAACGTCTGCAGAATTTCATCCTACACATTGTCATACATTAGCATACAGTAGCTCAAAGGGAACAATACGCCTTATCGATATGAGGCAGTCAGCTCTATGTGATTCACATGCCAAAAT ATTTGAAGAGAACGATACACCTGGTTCACGCTCATTCTTCACAGAAATAATTGCCTCAATATCAGATATTAAGTTTGGAAGAGATGGGAGATATATATTGAGTCGTGATTATATGACGCTAAAG CTTTGGGATTTAAATATGGAAGCTAGCCCTGTTGCAACCTTTCAAGTCCATGAACACCTGAGACCCAAG CTTTGTGATCTTTATGAGAATGATTCAATTTTTGACAAATTTGAGTGTTGTTTGAGTGGTGATGGCCTGCGCGTTGCCACTGGTTCTTACAG CAATCTCTTCCGTGTATTTGGTTCTGCTCCGGGCAGTAATGAGGCAACAACATTAGAGGCCAGCAAGAACCCCATAAG ACGTCAACCTCAGACTCCTACTAGATCTTTAAGGTCACTCACCAGTCTATCACGCTCACGTAGACGAG GATCTGAGAATATGGGCATAGACGCTGGTGGAAATGATTTCTCCACTAAGCTGCTCCATCTTGCATGGCATCCAACCTCCAACGTTCTGGCTTGTGCAGCCGCAAATAGTCTTTACATGTATTATGCTGAGGAAAATCCACAAAGCGAACATCAAAAGTAG
- the LOC113357639 gene encoding serine/threonine protein phosphatase 2A 55 kDa regulatory subunit B beta isoform-like isoform X2 produces MTPPVNGDLGFPSPLQWKFSQVFGERAAGEEVQEVDIISAIEFDKSGEHLATGDRGGRVVLFEKTDGKDFTFRKELEKTDYSIPRHPEFRYKTEFQSHEPEFDYLKSLEIEEKINKVRWCQTSNGALFLLSTNDKTVKYWKVQEKKIKKVAEVNLDTSGAKSNGGLPGKIGAGSDFVFPPGGIPSLHLPVIVGQETNLVPRCRRVFAHAHDYHINSIANNSDGETFISADDLRINLWNLEISNQSFNIVDVKPVNMEDLTEVITSAEFHPTHCHTLAYSSSKGTIRLIDMRQSALCDSHAKIFEENDTPGSRSFFTEIIASISDIKFGRDGRYILSRDYMTLKLWDLNMEASPVATFQVHEHLRPKLCDLYENDSIFDKFECCLSGDGLRVATGSYSNLFRVFGSAPGSNEATTLEASKNPIRRQPQTPTRSLRSLTSLSRSRRRGSENMGIDAGGNDFSTKLLHLAWHPTSNVLACAAANSLYMYYAEENPQSEHQK; encoded by the exons ATGACTCCACCTGTTAATGGAGATTTGGGTTTTCCATCTCCACTTCAGTGGAAATTCTCACAGGTTTTTGGTGAAAGAGCAGCTGGTGAAGAAGTTCAAGAAG TTGATATTATTTCTGCTATTGAATTCGACAAAAGCGGTGAGCATCTTGCAACTGGTGATCGAGGAGGACGAGTGGTTTTATTTGAGAAAACAGATGGGAAAGAT TTTACCTTCCGCAAGGAGCTGGAGAAAACGGATTATTCCATCCCCAGGCATCCAGAATTCCGTTACAAGACTGAGTTTCAGAGTCATGAGCCTGAG TTTGATTACTTGAAAAGTTTGGAAATAGAAGAGAAAATTAATAAAGTACGGTGGTGTCAAACATCCAATGGTGCTCTTTTCCTTCTCTCGACAAATGACAAAACAGTAAAATATTGGAAG GTTCAAGAAAAGAAGATAAAGAAGGTAGCTGAGGTGAACTTAGACACTTCAGGGGCAAAATCAAATGGAGGACTTCCTGGAAAAATTGGAGCTGGATCTGACTTTGTATTTCCACCTGGAGGAATTCCCTCTTTACATTTACCAGTG ATTGTTGGCCAGGAAACAAACCTTGTTCCTAGATGTCGAAGAGTATTTGCTCATGCACATGACTACCACATAAATTCCATTGCAAACAACAG TGACGGTGAGACATTTATCTCTGCAGATGATTTACGGATAAATTTGTGGAACCTGGAGATCAGTAATCAAAGTTTTAATATTGTTGATGTGAAGCCAGTAAACATGGAGGATCTCACTG AGGTCATAACGTCTGCAGAATTTCATCCTACACATTGTCATACATTAGCATACAGTAGCTCAAAGGGAACAATACGCCTTATCGATATGAGGCAGTCAGCTCTATGTGATTCACATGCCAAAAT ATTTGAAGAGAACGATACACCTGGTTCACGCTCATTCTTCACAGAAATAATTGCCTCAATATCAGATATTAAGTTTGGAAGAGATGGGAGATATATATTGAGTCGTGATTATATGACGCTAAAG CTTTGGGATTTAAATATGGAAGCTAGCCCTGTTGCAACCTTTCAAGTCCATGAACACCTGAGACCCAAG CTTTGTGATCTTTATGAGAATGATTCAATTTTTGACAAATTTGAGTGTTGTTTGAGTGGTGATGGCCTGCGCGTTGCCACTGGTTCTTACAG CAATCTCTTCCGTGTATTTGGTTCTGCTCCGGGCAGTAATGAGGCAACAACATTAGAGGCCAGCAAGAACCCCATAAG ACGTCAACCTCAGACTCCTACTAGATCTTTAAGGTCACTCACCAGTCTATCACGCTCACGTAGACGAG GATCTGAGAATATGGGCATAGACGCTGGTGGAAATGATTTCTCCACTAAGCTGCTCCATCTTGCATGGCATCCAACCTCCAACGTTCTGGCTTGTGCAGCCGCAAATAGTCTTTACATGTATTATGCTGAGGAAAATCCACAAAGCGAACATCAAAAGTAG